The Candidatus Palauibacter australiensis genome includes the window TTTCCGCTCCGGTGGCGCTGAAGGTTTGTGCGCCGGTCGGACGCGGCAAGACGACCCGTTGACCACCGGCGCCCTCCGCGCTCATCGTCGGGCCATGCCTTCATCACGCCCGCGTCCGACAACAGCCGCCTCGGCGCCCGCGTTAAGGCGGCGCAGCCAGGACGCCCACGACGTCATCATCGTCGGCTCCGGCGCGGGGGGCGGCATGGCCGCCTACGTGCTCGCCTGCCACGGCCTCCGGGTCCTGCTCCTCGAGGCGGGGCGGGACTACGATCCGGTGTCGGAGACCCCGATGTTCCAGCTCCCCGCCGACGCGCCGCTCCGCGCCGCGGGGACCGCCGACAAGCCGTTCGGCTTCTACGACGCGACGGTGGACGGCGGCTGGCGCGTCCCCGGCGAACCCTACACGAACGCCGAAGGGGTCAACTTCATGTGGTGGCGGGCCCGCATGCTCGGGGGGCGGACGAACCACTGGGGCCGCATCTCCCTCCGCATGGGGCCGTACGACTTCAAGCCCTACAGCCGGGACGGGCTCGGGTTCGACTGGCCGATGACGTACGACGACCTCGCGCCATGGTACGACCGGACCGAGGCCTTCGTCGGCATCTACGGCTCGAGCGAGGGGCTCGAGAACACGCCCGACTCCTCCGATGGAATCCTCCAGCCGCCGCCCGCGCCGCGCGCCTACGAACTGCTCGCGAAGAAGGCGTGCGGGGGTCTCGGGATCCCCGTCGTGCCCGCGCACATCGCGATCCTCACCGAAGCGCAGGACGCGGAAGGCCTGTCGCGGATGCTGTGGCCGGGGAACGCCCTGGCCCAACGCGTGACGCGCGACGCCATGCGCGGCCGCGCGCCCTGCTACTGGGCGACGCCATGCGGACGGGGCTGCTCGATCAAGGCCAACTTCCAGTCGACGACCGTCTGCCTGCCGCCGGCGCAGGCGACCGGCAACCTCACGACGATCACCGACGCCATGGTGCGCGAGGTGACGCTCGATGCGCAGGGACGGGCGAACGGGGTCCACTACGTGGACAAGCAGGCGCGCGCCGACCGCCATGCCGCGGCTCCCGTCGTCATCCTCGCGGCCAGCGCCCTCGAGTCCGCCCGCATCCTCCTCAACTCCCGCAGTTCGCTCTTCCCCGATGGCCTCGCCAACGGGAGCGGACTCGTCGGCAAGTACATCATGGACACCGTGGGCGCCGGCGTCTCCGGCCAGATTCCCGCGCTCGAGTACCTGCCGCGGCACGCCGAGGAAGGGGCCTCGGCGATGCACATGTACATGCCGTGGTGGCTGTACGGGGAGCAGGCGGCCGGGCGCCTCGATTTCGCCCGCGGCTACCACATCGAGTTCGGCGGCGGGCAGCGGATGCCGGGTTACGGCGCGTTCAGCGGCATCGAGCCGCTCACCGAGGGCGCCTACGGACAGCGCTTCAAGGAGGAATGCCGCCGCTACTACGGTTCGTTCACCTACTTCGACGGCCGCGGCGAGATGATCCCCAACGACGACTGCTACTGCGAGATCGACCCGGAGGTCGTCGATCAATGGGGCATCCCCGTGCTCCGGTTCCACTGGAAGTGGTCCGACCACGAACTCAACCAGGCCCGTCACATGCAGCAGACGTTCGCCGGGATCATCGAGGAGATGGGCGGGCGCGTGCTCTCGACGGTGCAGACGGATGGCGCCCGCGCGATCCTGGCGCCGGGCCAGATCATCCACGAGGTGGGCGGCGTGCGGATGGGAGACCGGCCGGAGAACTCCGTGCTCAACCAGTACTGTCAGTCGTGGGAGGTCCCGAATCTGTTCGTGATGGACGGTGGGCCGTTCGTCTCCAACGCGGACAAGAACCCCACGCTCTCCATCATGGCGATCGCCTGGCGGTCTTCCGAGTACCTCGTGGATCAACTTCGGCAGGGAGCGCTCTGATGGCGGACCACCCACGCGAACGGGCGCGGGACCGCGAACGGGAACCGGAGGCGACCGAGGGACTGACCCGGCGCCGGGCGCTCCAGGTGCTCGCGGCCGGGGCGGCGGGCGCGGCCACCATCTCCGCGGGGGCGTGCGCCGACGGCGGTGAATCCGCGGTTCCCGGCGCCGAGGATGCGACCGCCTTCTCCGGCGCCACGAGCGGCGGCAACCGCCGGGCCGCCGGCACGCCGACGGACCCGGACCTCGTCTCGCCGGTCGTGTGGTGGGACCTGGTCCTGACCGAGGACGAACTCGCCACCCTCGCTTCCCTGTGCGACGTCATCATCCCCGAGGACGACCACTCCCCCGGCGCGGCGGCGCTCGGGGCGCACGCCTTCATCGACGAGTGGGTGAGCGCGCCCTACGACGGAAACCGGGACGATCTGACGCTCGTCCGCGGCGGGCTCGTGTGGCTGGACATCGAATCGGCGGAACGTTTCGGGGGCCGCTTCACCGAACTCACGCTCGAGCAGAAGCACGCGATCTGCGACGACATCTGCTGGGCGGAGAACGCGGCGCCGGAATACCGGGTCGCGGCCCGCTTCTTCGACCGCGTGCGGGATCTCACGTCGACCGCGTTCTGGACGACGGCGGAGGGGATGGCCGACCTCGGTTTCGTGGGGAACCGGCCCATGCCCCGCTTTGACGGCCCGCCGCCGGAGGTTCTCGAACGCCTGGGTCTGGCTTAGTGTACACCGGTGGCCGTCGGCGCGAGACCATGCAGGCGGACTTTCTTTCGCAGACCTGTCCCGGAGTGAGGCGCAGATGACGCTGAAGAACGATTTCTCCCGGCGCGACTTCGTTCGGGCCTCGGGCGCGGCCGGCCTCGGCCTGAGCATCGTACCCGCGCATGTGCTCGGCGGGCCCCGGCACCGCGCGCCCAGCGACACGCTGAACGTGGCGCACATCGGGGTCGGCGGCATGGGAGGCGGCGACGTGCGCGGCATGGCGGGCGTCGGCGAGAACATCTACGCCCTGTGCGATGTGGACGAGCGCCAGGCGGCCGGCTCGTGGAGCGCCTTCCCGCGGGCCAAACGCTACCGCGACTTCCGCACGATGCTCTCGGAAGAGGCCGACAACATCGACGCGGTCCTGATCTCCACGCCGGATCACACGCACACTGCGGCCGGCATGATGGCCCTTTCACTGGGCAAGCCCACGCGCATTCAGAAGCCGCTCGCGACCACGATCTGGGAGGTGCGCCAACTCGTCGCCGCCGCGGAACGCGCGGGGGTCGCCACGCAGATGGGGAACCAGGGTCACGCGCAGGACGGGACGCGGGAAATCCGCGAATGGTACGAGGCCGGCGCGATCGGCGAGATCCGGCGCGTGGAGTACTGGACGAACCGACCCATCTGGCCGCAGGCGATCCTGCGACCGACCGAGGCGCACCACGCCCCGCCCTGGCTGGAGTGGGACCTGTGGCTCGGGCCCGCGGCCGACCGCCCCTACCACCCGGCCTACGCTCCCTTCAACTGGCGCGGCTGGTGGGACTTCGGGACCGGCGCGCTGGGCGACATCGGGTGCCACGCGATGGACGCCGCCTTCTGGACCTTCGACCTCGGCACGCCGGAGCGGATCTCGGCGGAATCGACGACGCGGTTCCCGGAGACGGCGCCCGCGGCGTCGCGCATCGAGTACGACTTCCCCGCGCGGGGGGACCGGCCGGCCGTGAAGGTGGTGTGGCGCGACGGCAACCTCTCGCCGCCCCGGCCCGAGGAAGTGCCGGACGACGCGCGCTGGCCCTTCGAGTCGAGCGGGCAACTGTGGATCGGGACCGACGGCAAGATGTTCGCGGGGATCTACGGCGAGAACCCCCGGCTGCTCGACACGGAGCGGGACGCCGAGATTCGGGCCGACCCGCCGCCGGAGAAGTACCCGCGTACGGACGGCGTGTACGCGGAGTTCGCCGCCGCCTGCAAGGACGGGCCGCCCGCGGGCTCCAACTTCGTCGAACACGCGGGACCGCTGACGGAGATGGTGCTCCTCGGCAACCTCTCGGTGCGAAGCGGCCGGGAAGTCCGCCTCGATCCGGCGACGGGCGAGATCCTCGACGGCGTCTCGATCCCCGAACGCTACGTGAAGGCCGACTACCGCTCGGGCTGGGAATGGTAGCGGCCCGCTGCCGGATCGCGGCGACCGCCGATGTGCGCCCGCCGAGGCACGCCCGCTGAGCCACGCCGGCCGGTGATCCCGTGCAACTGAACGGCCTCGACTGGATCGTCCTGGCCGCGTACGGGACCGTGGCCCTCGGCGTCGGGCTCTGGTTCGCCCGGCGCGCCGGCTCCGGCACGAACGAGTTCTTCCTCGCGGGCCGGAAGCTGCCCTGGTGGCTGCTGGGGACGTCGATGGTCGCCACGACCTTCTCCACCGACACCCCGAACCTCGTCACGGACCTCGTCCGCAACGGCGGCGTGAGCCGGAACTGGGGTTGGTGGGCGTTCCTCATCACGGCGATGTGCACGACGTTCTTCTACGCGAAGCTGTGGCGGCGCTCGGGCGTCTTCACGGATATCGGCTTCTATGAACTCCGCTATTCCGGGCGGGCGGCGACCTTCCTGCGCGGCTTCCGGGCTCTCTATCTGGGCGTCTTCTTCAACGTCGTCATCATGGCGACCGTCACGCTCGCCGCAATCAAGATCTCGGGGGTCCTGCTCGGGGCGGACAAGTACACGACGGTGCTCGTCGCGGGCACGGTGGCGGCGCTCTACTCCGCGACGTCCGGGCTCTGGGGCGTGGTCGTCACCGATCTCCTCCTGTT containing:
- a CDS encoding GMC family oxidoreductase → MPSSRPRPTTAASAPALRRRSQDAHDVIIVGSGAGGGMAAYVLACHGLRVLLLEAGRDYDPVSETPMFQLPADAPLRAAGTADKPFGFYDATVDGGWRVPGEPYTNAEGVNFMWWRARMLGGRTNHWGRISLRMGPYDFKPYSRDGLGFDWPMTYDDLAPWYDRTEAFVGIYGSSEGLENTPDSSDGILQPPPAPRAYELLAKKACGGLGIPVVPAHIAILTEAQDAEGLSRMLWPGNALAQRVTRDAMRGRAPCYWATPCGRGCSIKANFQSTTVCLPPAQATGNLTTITDAMVREVTLDAQGRANGVHYVDKQARADRHAAAPVVILAASALESARILLNSRSSLFPDGLANGSGLVGKYIMDTVGAGVSGQIPALEYLPRHAEEGASAMHMYMPWWLYGEQAAGRLDFARGYHIEFGGGQRMPGYGAFSGIEPLTEGAYGQRFKEECRRYYGSFTYFDGRGEMIPNDDCYCEIDPEVVDQWGIPVLRFHWKWSDHELNQARHMQQTFAGIIEEMGGRVLSTVQTDGARAILAPGQIIHEVGGVRMGDRPENSVLNQYCQSWEVPNLFVMDGGPFVSNADKNPTLSIMAIAWRSSEYLVDQLRQGAL
- a CDS encoding gluconate 2-dehydrogenase subunit 3 family protein, coding for MADHPRERARDREREPEATEGLTRRRALQVLAAGAAGAATISAGACADGGESAVPGAEDATAFSGATSGGNRRAAGTPTDPDLVSPVVWWDLVLTEDELATLASLCDVIIPEDDHSPGAAALGAHAFIDEWVSAPYDGNRDDLTLVRGGLVWLDIESAERFGGRFTELTLEQKHAICDDICWAENAAPEYRVAARFFDRVRDLTSTAFWTTAEGMADLGFVGNRPMPRFDGPPPEVLERLGLA
- a CDS encoding Gfo/Idh/MocA family oxidoreductase gives rise to the protein MTLKNDFSRRDFVRASGAAGLGLSIVPAHVLGGPRHRAPSDTLNVAHIGVGGMGGGDVRGMAGVGENIYALCDVDERQAAGSWSAFPRAKRYRDFRTMLSEEADNIDAVLISTPDHTHTAAGMMALSLGKPTRIQKPLATTIWEVRQLVAAAERAGVATQMGNQGHAQDGTREIREWYEAGAIGEIRRVEYWTNRPIWPQAILRPTEAHHAPPWLEWDLWLGPAADRPYHPAYAPFNWRGWWDFGTGALGDIGCHAMDAAFWTFDLGTPERISAESTTRFPETAPAASRIEYDFPARGDRPAVKVVWRDGNLSPPRPEEVPDDARWPFESSGQLWIGTDGKMFAGIYGENPRLLDTERDAEIRADPPPEKYPRTDGVYAEFAAACKDGPPAGSNFVEHAGPLTEMVLLGNLSVRSGREVRLDPATGEILDGVSIPERYVKADYRSGWEW